Proteins found in one Terribacillus sp. DMT04 genomic segment:
- a CDS encoding tyrosine-type recombinase/integrase, with protein MLFLLGINTGLRVGDLLKLKASELRRKKKIVIYEGKTKKPRTINVSNIYTEIQDYLKGLDSEWLFPSRKGDKPITPTQAYRQLNKAGRMVDIEEGIGTHTMRKTFGYWFYKQTKDVAKLQRILNHSRPEITLIYIGITDEEIEADLNSFVL; from the coding sequence ATATTATTCTTACTTGGAATAAACACCGGCTTACGTGTAGGAGACCTATTGAAGCTAAAAGCAAGTGAACTTAGAAGGAAGAAAAAGATAGTAATATATGAGGGAAAGACCAAGAAGCCTCGAACAATAAATGTTTCCAACATCTATACAGAGATACAAGATTACTTAAAAGGGCTTGATAGTGAGTGGCTATTTCCTTCCCGTAAAGGAGACAAACCCATTACACCGACACAAGCATATAGGCAACTTAATAAGGCAGGAAGAATGGTTGATATAGAGGAAGGTATAGGAACCCATACAATGCGTAAGACCTTTGGATACTGGTTCTACAAGCAGACAAAAGATGTTGCCAAGTTGCAAAGAATATTAAACCATTCCCGCCCGGAAATCACCCTTATATATATTGGCATTACAGATGAAGAAATTGAAGCAGACTTGAATAGCTTCGTATTATAA
- a CDS encoding helix-turn-helix domain-containing protein, whose amino-acid sequence MEKDNINNGVFLKVHISLFTSGVAAKLGKYLTTLLAIASYMDEKGECYPTQRQLAERTGTTKNLINRHIKALLDFEVDGKPIITRRIVYNNRGYANSIYTIHPISQVSIFHGEVAAVQKQS is encoded by the coding sequence ATGGAAAAGGACAATATCAACAATGGTGTTTTTTTGAAGGTACACATTTCATTGTTCACAAGCGGTGTAGCAGCAAAACTAGGTAAGTACTTGACGACCTTACTTGCTATAGCTTCATACATGGACGAGAAGGGGGAGTGCTACCCAACACAGCGACAACTTGCCGAACGGACAGGAACGACCAAAAACCTTATTAACCGCCATATAAAGGCGTTACTAGATTTTGAAGTGGATGGTAAGCCGATTATTACCAGAAGAATTGTATACAACAATAGAGGCTACGCTAACTCCATCTATACTATTCATCCGATATCGCAGGTTTCGATATTCCACGGAGAAGTAGCAGCTGTTCAAAAGCAATCATAA
- a CDS encoding FRG domain-containing protein translates to MWKEIQIENWQHFVSLIHNDYGGSWIFRGQSSTEWDLETSFYRECKKSLGDYTNREGLTIEKSIYKEFRSSYKLYSATHIIEHSQNEERKAWLEARLGYLSMMQHYGTPTRLLDWTYSPYIAAFFAIDSAMSDFCVYTIDSTALEKYYSKKLGRVYFSADYRYKALAKISTRDNNHPYVWFHEPLEKNERIRKQQGLFLVPSVLDKSIQEILEANGMVEGKLDGNEVGHKLIFKKDQINECWSQLKKMNITHETIYPGLEGFCKSLKLNIINNN, encoded by the coding sequence ATGTGGAAAGAAATTCAGATAGAGAATTGGCAGCATTTTGTTTCTTTGATACATAATGATTATGGTGGAAGTTGGATTTTCAGGGGGCAGAGTTCAACGGAATGGGACTTGGAGACTTCTTTTTATCGTGAGTGTAAAAAATCACTAGGCGACTATACAAATAGAGAAGGACTGACAATAGAAAAAAGTATATACAAGGAATTTCGTTCATCATATAAGCTATACTCAGCAACCCATATTATAGAACATTCACAAAATGAAGAGAGAAAAGCATGGTTAGAAGCAAGACTAGGTTATCTATCTATGATGCAGCACTACGGAACACCTACAAGGTTACTTGATTGGACATACTCTCCTTATATTGCTGCATTTTTTGCAATAGATAGTGCAATGAGTGATTTTTGTGTATATACAATAGACTCTACAGCATTAGAAAAATATTATTCAAAGAAGTTGGGAAGAGTCTATTTTTCAGCTGATTATCGTTACAAAGCACTCGCAAAGATTAGCACACGAGATAATAATCATCCGTACGTCTGGTTTCATGAACCTCTTGAGAAGAATGAAAGAATCCGAAAACAACAAGGGCTATTTCTAGTACCTAGTGTATTGGATAAATCTATCCAAGAGATATTGGAGGCTAATGGCATGGTTGAGGGCAAACTTGACGGTAATGAAGTAGGTCATAAACTTATTTTTAAAAAAGACCAAATAAACGAATGTTGGTCTCAGCTAAAGAAAATGAATATTACTCACGAAACAATTTATCCTGGCTTAGAGGGTTTCTGTAAGTCATTGAAGCTTAACATCATTAACAATAACTGA
- a CDS encoding Ger(x)C family spore germination protein, with product MKRNILILLLLLMPLLLGGCFDQKELEEQAFVVSIGVDKTDRSGIYRFSFQIANPEVGSSASGSTTDEPPQEVISVLGTDFLTATNAANATVAKQIALEQARVVIVSEELARSKDFLYLMQSAPSTVDLKLNAQLVVSKENAETFIQENKPQLESRPHKFYQYMLDRAKETGVIPDAPLVRYFLITEGDADLFIAPLATTERDKDPKFGEEDHYKAGEIPIKGKNHTQFMGSAVFKEGQMIDTLTGEETRFCLMFDSTLSQKDIIASYNDPIKPSYQIAGRLEINKVKTKVDYKKDKQSTIDVFVNYSLNVYAIPSTVNYTTNDKNRQILEQSINKQLGQRADRFIRRTQDKYKGEPFYWSLHIRPKFLTIKQYEEADWSKKIYPNAKVRVHFQLRGLEFGKMLRESSITDVRD from the coding sequence ATGAAAAGGAATATATTAATTCTGCTTCTGCTTTTAATGCCACTATTATTGGGAGGCTGCTTTGATCAAAAAGAGCTGGAAGAGCAAGCTTTCGTAGTAAGTATTGGTGTAGACAAAACGGACCGAAGTGGGATTTACCGATTTTCCTTTCAAATCGCAAATCCGGAAGTTGGCAGTTCCGCATCTGGTTCGACTACAGATGAACCTCCGCAAGAAGTGATCAGTGTTCTTGGTACTGATTTTCTTACAGCTACAAATGCGGCAAATGCTACTGTCGCAAAGCAGATTGCATTAGAGCAAGCTAGAGTAGTCATTGTATCTGAAGAACTTGCGCGCTCGAAAGACTTTCTTTATTTGATGCAATCAGCGCCAAGTACAGTGGATTTGAAATTAAATGCCCAGTTAGTAGTTTCAAAAGAAAATGCAGAAACATTTATCCAGGAAAATAAACCGCAATTAGAATCCAGACCGCATAAGTTTTACCAGTACATGCTGGATAGAGCCAAGGAGACAGGTGTGATACCAGATGCACCTTTAGTTCGCTACTTTCTAATTACAGAGGGAGATGCCGATCTCTTTATTGCTCCTTTGGCTACAACAGAAAGAGATAAAGATCCAAAGTTTGGAGAAGAAGATCATTACAAGGCTGGAGAAATCCCGATAAAAGGGAAGAATCACACACAATTTATGGGATCGGCTGTTTTTAAAGAAGGACAGATGATTGACACATTAACTGGAGAAGAGACTAGATTCTGCCTTATGTTTGATTCTACACTATCCCAAAAAGATATAATTGCTTCCTACAATGATCCAATTAAACCTAGTTATCAAATAGCAGGACGTCTGGAAATAAACAAAGTAAAAACGAAGGTTGATTATAAAAAAGATAAACAATCAACAATTGATGTGTTTGTGAACTACAGCTTAAATGTGTATGCCATTCCCAGCACTGTAAACTACACTACAAACGATAAGAACAGACAAATACTGGAGCAATCTATTAATAAACAGCTCGGACAACGCGCCGATCGATTTATACGGCGAACACAAGACAAGTACAAAGGAGAACCGTTTTATTGGTCCTTGCATATTCGGCCTAAGTTCCTGACTATCAAACAATATGAAGAAGCAGATTGGTCCAAGAAAATCTACCCTAACGCAAAGGTCCGTGTTCACTTTCAATTAAGAGGGTTGGAATTTGGTAAGATGTTGCGTGAATCATCCATTACAGATGTGAGGGATTAG
- a CDS encoding GerAB/ArcD/ProY family transporter, producing MELIKKPMRARELTAIIFMVIGLKGGDTTPALFADNAQNALWISPIISTIVILPPFLTLMHLLKKYKTKNLVELLKHLLGTKFGTFIGLLLFFGGFFTMATDMRNVVEELNYLYFPNAPTSFIYITFLLIILFVANKGFETIGSLAWAVIPIVVLTIVSVLFVDLQDTVWQRLFPLFGSGADVVIKDGISLSSVFLEFFLLTIAYQAFHDTRQFHIGIYIGGSLSILLIVSFYIIYTLIFDYNSINGIAYLYQESTESVPLGHFFTNISTLFMVGWLFSNFLRFAIFLYLICWLYGALFQIKRFEGLLLPISFLAMVISLIPTNFIVNELIVRKTGLHWISPVYLCFPFILLVSSMWRERRRQ from the coding sequence ATGGAGCTAATCAAAAAACCAATGCGCGCTCGTGAATTAACAGCAATCATCTTTATGGTAATCGGTCTAAAAGGCGGTGATACAACACCAGCCTTATTTGCCGACAATGCACAAAATGCTCTGTGGATTTCACCTATTATTTCTACAATTGTCATCTTACCTCCATTTCTTACGCTTATGCATTTACTTAAAAAGTATAAAACGAAAAATCTTGTAGAATTGCTGAAACATCTGCTTGGAACAAAATTCGGTACATTCATCGGTCTTCTCTTGTTCTTCGGCGGCTTTTTTACAATGGCAACTGATATGCGTAATGTTGTAGAAGAATTAAATTACCTTTACTTTCCTAACGCTCCTACCTCCTTTATCTACATCACTTTCTTATTGATCATCTTATTTGTAGCAAATAAAGGATTTGAGACAATTGGCAGTCTTGCATGGGCGGTTATTCCGATCGTTGTGTTAACCATTGTCTCCGTTTTGTTTGTTGACCTTCAAGATACTGTATGGCAGCGTCTATTTCCCCTATTCGGAAGCGGTGCAGACGTTGTAATAAAGGATGGCATCTCCCTTTCTTCTGTTTTCTTAGAGTTTTTTCTTTTGACTATCGCTTACCAGGCATTCCATGATACAAGACAGTTTCACATTGGCATCTATATCGGAGGGAGTCTTTCCATACTTTTAATTGTCTCCTTCTATATCATTTACACTTTAATTTTTGACTACAACTCCATAAACGGCATCGCCTATCTTTATCAAGAATCAACCGAATCAGTCCCTTTAGGTCACTTTTTCACCAATATTAGCACGTTATTTATGGTCGGCTGGCTTTTTTCAAACTTTCTGCGATTCGCCATTTTCTTGTACTTGATTTGCTGGCTTTACGGAGCGTTGTTTCAGATTAAGCGCTTTGAAGGACTGCTCTTGCCAATAAGCTTTCTTGCTATGGTTATATCGCTAATACCTACTAATTTTATCGTAAACGAATTGATTGTTCGAAAAACAGGCTTACATTGGATTTCTCCAGTCTATCTATGTTTTCCATTCATCCTGTTGGTGTCTTCGATGTGGCGTGAAAGGAGGAGACAATGA
- a CDS encoding spore germination protein codes for MFPWQKNKTEAIEKRKARKISRNMKDNVTYIEEQYSYGVNFDFESRSLQGPAVKYHIFFYTTTVSTKQLNDDIITPLLASKKPIPIDRIVTVSSLNSLKNMDDVEKGLNTGSVIIFQDGVSEAYEASIPDFKHRSIEKADNERTVKGPKDALTESLTTNISMIRKKMPSKDLIVESIDVGVRPVDPVSLVYTRDLVNDKVLENIKSRIKSITVDNIRNIEVLEQFLEERPRSLFPTMLYTERPDNAANYISDGFIVIMMDNSSSCLIAPMTIWGFFHSPEDIYLRWAFGNFSRLIRVFAYLITLFVSAAYVAITNFHSQLVPIDLLLAIAASREKVPLPITFEVLLMEVAFELIREAGVRIPNPLGPTIGIVGALILGQAAVEANIVSPIVVILVALSGLSSFSAANYSINHTLRISRFLFILAAGFFGAFSLLGAIIIWLAYVVSLNSFGVPYFSPQTPHTKSSDDTYFRKLLKNIKWRPGYLKPKDMDKN; via the coding sequence ATGTTTCCATGGCAGAAAAACAAGACAGAGGCAATTGAGAAGCGAAAAGCCAGAAAGATATCCAGGAATATGAAAGATAATGTAACTTATATTGAAGAGCAGTATTCGTATGGAGTTAACTTTGATTTTGAGTCTCGATCACTACAAGGACCAGCAGTCAAGTATCATATATTCTTTTATACCACGACAGTCAGTACCAAACAGCTCAACGATGATATCATCACACCTCTGTTAGCATCTAAGAAACCTATTCCGATAGATCGTATCGTTACCGTATCGAGTTTGAACTCGTTAAAAAATATGGATGATGTAGAGAAAGGTTTAAATACAGGAAGTGTCATTATATTCCAGGATGGAGTCTCCGAGGCATACGAAGCCAGCATTCCAGACTTTAAACACCGTTCCATAGAAAAAGCAGATAATGAAAGGACAGTAAAGGGACCAAAGGATGCTCTTACTGAATCCTTAACGACAAATATTTCGATGATACGAAAAAAAATGCCTTCCAAGGATCTAATCGTGGAGAGTATAGACGTCGGGGTAAGGCCTGTCGATCCAGTTTCCTTGGTTTACACGCGCGATTTGGTGAATGATAAGGTGCTTGAGAATATTAAGAGTCGAATCAAGAGTATTACTGTAGATAATATCCGAAATATAGAAGTACTGGAGCAATTTTTAGAAGAAAGACCGCGGTCACTATTTCCCACTATGCTCTACACCGAGCGCCCAGATAATGCTGCTAATTATATTTCAGATGGTTTCATCGTGATCATGATGGATAACTCGTCATCCTGCTTGATTGCTCCGATGACAATATGGGGATTTTTCCACTCCCCAGAGGACATCTACCTCCGATGGGCATTTGGGAATTTCAGCCGTTTGATTAGGGTATTTGCCTATCTCATCACTCTATTTGTTTCAGCCGCTTATGTTGCGATAACAAATTTTCACAGCCAGCTGGTGCCGATTGATTTACTGCTGGCTATCGCTGCCAGCAGGGAGAAAGTTCCTTTACCCATCACATTTGAGGTGCTGCTGATGGAAGTAGCATTCGAGTTGATCCGAGAAGCTGGTGTCCGAATACCCAATCCATTAGGACCTACAATCGGAATCGTCGGCGCGCTCATTCTCGGACAAGCAGCTGTAGAGGCAAATATCGTTAGTCCTATTGTTGTTATCCTTGTTGCACTGAGTGGCTTATCTTCTTTTAGTGCTGCAAACTACAGCATTAACCATACATTACGCATTTCGCGCTTTTTATTCATCCTTGCTGCTGGTTTTTTTGGAGCTTTCAGCTTACTAGGTGCCATTATTATTTGGCTTGCTTACGTTGTTTCATTAAATTCCTTCGGTGTTCCTTATTTTTCACCACAAACACCGCATACCAAATCATCAGATGACACCTATTTCCGCAAACTTCTTAAAAATATTAAATGGAGACCTGGCTACCTCAAGCCAAAAGACATGGACAAAAATTAA
- a CDS encoding N-acetylmuramoyl-L-alanine amidase, translated as MVKIYVDPGHGGSDPGATANGLQEKNVTLAIGTSIRDILQLEYENADVRMSRTGDTFPSLSQRTNDANAWGADFFLSIHINAGGGIGYEDYIYTKLSDSSETGVMRARIHEEVMKLIDMPDRGRKKANFHVLRETAMPAVLTENGFIDNSADAAKMKNNGWIQNVARGHVNGLERALGLRKKANSTFLIRVKAQSLYYYNAPDWNARAGVVSQGEVFTVVETLTVSGSTMYKLKSGNYITANTQYVEII; from the coding sequence ATGGTGAAAATTTATGTAGATCCAGGACATGGAGGATCGGATCCAGGGGCAACGGCGAATGGCCTTCAGGAGAAGAATGTAACTCTAGCAATTGGGACATCTATTCGGGATATTCTGCAGCTGGAGTATGAAAACGCAGATGTTCGTATGTCACGTACAGGTGATACATTCCCGTCACTTTCTCAGCGGACGAATGATGCAAATGCATGGGGAGCGGATTTCTTCCTTAGCATTCATATCAATGCTGGCGGAGGAATTGGTTATGAAGATTACATCTACACAAAACTTTCCGACAGTTCCGAAACAGGCGTAATGCGTGCCCGCATTCATGAAGAGGTAATGAAATTAATCGATATGCCAGATCGAGGCAGAAAGAAAGCAAATTTCCATGTGCTTCGGGAAACCGCAATGCCTGCTGTTTTAACAGAAAATGGTTTTATTGATAACAGCGCGGACGCAGCGAAAATGAAAAATAACGGCTGGATTCAAAATGTGGCGCGAGGTCATGTGAATGGTTTAGAGCGTGCACTTGGACTTCGTAAGAAAGCGAATTCTACTTTCTTAATTCGTGTAAAGGCGCAGTCACTTTACTATTACAATGCACCTGATTGGAATGCGCGTGCAGGAGTGGTAAGTCAAGGAGAAGTATTCACTGTGGTAGAGACGTTGACAGTATCAGGTTCTACCATGTATAAGCTGAAGAGCGGAAATTATATTACAGCAAATACACAGTATGTAGAGATAATCTAA
- a CDS encoding CsbD family protein, whose product MAENKQSLSDKVKGTVSKVKGEAKDQIGNARNDKGQQADGKKDKTKGNLQDVAGKVKENPDRH is encoded by the coding sequence ATGGCAGAAAATAAACAAAGTCTTAGCGATAAGGTGAAAGGTACCGTATCTAAAGTAAAAGGTGAAGCAAAAGATCAAATCGGCAACGCAAGAAATGATAAGGGGCAGCAAGCCGATGGGAAAAAGGACAAGACAAAAGGGAATTTACAGGATGTCGCCGGTAAAGTGAAAGAAAATCCTGACCGTCACTAA
- the aldA gene encoding aldehyde dehydrogenase, translating to METHQLYINGRFVTSQAEESIDILNPATEAVISKIPKATEDEVNQAVEGAAAAQKDWEQMPAIERAKIVRQLGDELEKRKDTFVALLQEEQGKNYELATGEVDMAIDFFRYTSEWARRIEGEIVPSDRPNENIFIYKKPIGVVAGIVPWNFPVFILARKVAQALTAGCTLVLKPSQQTPNTAYAFTKMVDELGIVPDGVYQYVTGTGSALGNQLASHNKVDMISITGSVTAGTKVMEAAAQNITKVNLELGGKAPAIITENADIDLAVEQVKASRLLNNGQTCTNAERVYVHESIAEDFTEKLKQAFEQVSYGNPAKDHNVELGPLVSQDRLETVEKMVAAAQEEGAECIIGGRRAEADSGYFYEPTILTSVQQDSSIIQEEIFGPVVPIVTFTSLEEAIEMGNDTDYGLSSSVYTEDINEAMKVINELKFGETYVNRENMEAVQGYHAGIRKSGLGGTDGKHGVEDYLVTQTVYMQYKK from the coding sequence ATGGAAACGCATCAGCTGTATATCAATGGACGTTTTGTCACCTCGCAAGCAGAAGAATCAATCGACATTTTGAACCCGGCAACAGAAGCAGTCATCTCAAAGATTCCGAAAGCAACAGAAGATGAAGTGAATCAAGCAGTGGAAGGCGCAGCCGCTGCCCAAAAAGACTGGGAGCAGATGCCGGCGATTGAACGTGCTAAAATTGTTCGCCAGCTTGGCGATGAGCTGGAAAAACGGAAAGACACTTTTGTAGCCTTACTGCAGGAGGAACAAGGGAAGAATTATGAGCTTGCTACAGGCGAAGTGGACATGGCAATTGACTTCTTTCGTTATACATCGGAATGGGCCCGCCGTATAGAAGGTGAAATTGTTCCAAGTGACCGGCCAAACGAAAATATCTTTATCTATAAGAAGCCAATTGGAGTTGTTGCGGGCATTGTGCCATGGAACTTCCCGGTATTTATTTTGGCACGCAAAGTCGCTCAGGCGCTAACGGCAGGTTGTACATTAGTGCTTAAACCGAGTCAGCAAACACCGAATACAGCTTATGCATTTACAAAGATGGTCGATGAATTAGGGATCGTACCAGATGGTGTGTATCAATATGTGACAGGAACGGGCTCAGCATTAGGAAATCAGCTTGCTTCTCACAATAAAGTAGACATGATTTCGATTACAGGTAGTGTTACAGCAGGTACAAAGGTTATGGAAGCTGCTGCCCAGAACATTACGAAAGTGAATCTGGAATTAGGCGGCAAAGCGCCAGCAATCATAACGGAAAATGCGGATATAGATTTAGCAGTGGAACAGGTGAAAGCATCACGTCTTTTGAATAACGGACAAACATGCACCAATGCAGAGCGTGTTTATGTACATGAAAGCATTGCGGAAGACTTTACAGAAAAACTGAAACAGGCATTTGAGCAAGTATCTTATGGAAATCCAGCAAAGGATCATAATGTGGAATTAGGACCGCTTGTAAGTCAGGATCGTTTAGAGACAGTAGAGAAGATGGTTGCGGCAGCACAAGAAGAAGGTGCGGAATGCATTATCGGAGGAAGAAGAGCAGAAGCAGACTCCGGCTACTTCTACGAGCCAACTATCTTAACAAGCGTGCAGCAGGATTCTTCGATTATTCAAGAAGAGATTTTCGGTCCAGTTGTCCCAATTGTGACATTTACAAGTCTTGAGGAAGCAATTGAAATGGGCAATGACACAGACTATGGTCTTTCTTCTTCTGTATACACGGAAGATATTAACGAAGCAATGAAGGTAATCAATGAACTTAAGTTCGGTGAAACATATGTGAATCGTGAAAATATGGAAGCTGTACAAGGATACCATGCGGGGATTCGCAAGTCAGGGCTTGGCGGTACAGATGGCAAGCATGGCGTGGAGGACTACTTGGTTACACAAACTGTTTACATGCAGTATAAGAAATAA